A genomic window from Pseudomonas argentinensis includes:
- a CDS encoding Mpo1-like protein — MSSQPSERFNSFAEFYPYYLEEHRHPTCRRLHYVGSLLVLVVLGYALISGQWLWLLAVPVIGYGFAWVGHFAFERNRPATFQYPLYSLMGDWVMLKDMLTGRIRF, encoded by the coding sequence ATGAGCAGCCAGCCCAGTGAACGTTTCAACTCCTTCGCCGAGTTCTACCCCTACTACCTGGAAGAACACCGCCACCCGACCTGCCGCCGCCTGCACTATGTGGGCAGCCTGTTGGTGCTGGTGGTGCTCGGCTATGCGCTGATCAGCGGGCAATGGCTGTGGCTGCTGGCCGTGCCGGTGATCGGCTATGGCTTCGCCTGGGTCGGTCACTTCGCCTTCGAGCGCAATCGCCCCGCCACCTTCCAGTACCCGCTGTACTCGCTGATGGGGGACTGGGTGATGCTCAAGGACATGCTCACCGGGCGCATCCGTTTTTGA
- a CDS encoding tRNA-binding protein, whose amino-acid sequence MQIIEWQDFERVELRVGTLISAAPNEKATKPAYVLQVDLGELGVRTSSAQLTAHYRADELLGRQVLCVCNFAPKRIAGVRSEVLVTGVYDHDGKVVLASFDRPLPNGARLA is encoded by the coding sequence ATGCAGATCATCGAATGGCAGGACTTCGAGCGCGTCGAGTTGCGCGTCGGTACCCTTATCAGCGCAGCGCCTAACGAGAAAGCGACCAAACCTGCCTATGTACTGCAGGTGGATCTCGGCGAGCTGGGCGTGCGCACCTCCAGCGCACAACTCACCGCCCATTACCGCGCCGACGAGCTTTTGGGCCGCCAGGTGCTGTGCGTATGCAACTTCGCCCCCAAGCGCATCGCCGGGGTGCGCTCCGAAGTGCTGGTCACGGGGGTCTATGACCATGACGGCAAGGTCGTGCTGGCCAGCTTCGACAGGCCACTGCCCAACGGCGCACGCCTGGCCTGA
- a CDS encoding SelT/SelW/SelH family protein, with translation MSPSKAEVTITYCTQCQWLLRAAWLAQELLSTFADDLARVSLEPATGGTFRIQCNGVEIWERKADGGFPEAKVLKQRVRDQIDPARALGHSDRPGGS, from the coding sequence ATGAGCCCCAGCAAAGCCGAAGTCACCATCACCTATTGCACCCAGTGCCAATGGCTGCTGCGCGCCGCCTGGCTGGCCCAGGAGCTGCTTTCCACCTTCGCCGATGATCTGGCCAGGGTCAGCCTCGAGCCCGCCACGGGCGGCACCTTTCGTATCCAGTGCAATGGCGTGGAAATCTGGGAGCGCAAGGCCGACGGCGGCTTTCCCGAGGCCAAGGTGCTCAAGCAGCGGGTTCGCGACCAGATCGACCCGGCCCGCGCCCTGGGCCATAGCGACCGCCCGGGCGGTAGCTGA
- a CDS encoding adenylate/guanylate cyclase domain-containing protein, translated as MNTTLPAVPNGLPSLLTREYYSRVLAYLAVAASVAAGTYVQVFSHSLLWIVPYALLYPHLAHWLSKRFRDGHRHRTLMTLLFVDALHCGAFAALLGFSVVPSLMFLLTLSFSTLIVGGLRDMGLALLVAFSGTLLTASLTDLHVAPETPALVALVSIAFTTLYICISAYFVHQQGIRLAQVRNQIKGEQEKAARLARNLAKYLSPQVWESIFSGKKHVRLETQRKKLTVFFSDIRGFTELSEELEAEALTDLLNTYLNEMSKICMKFGGTIDKFIGDSVMVFFGDPSSQGAKKDAMAAVSMAIAMRKHMKVLRQHWRAQGITKPLEIRMGLNTGYCTVGNFGADTRMDYTIIGRDVNLASRLESAAEAGEILISHETYSLIKDVIMCRDKGQINVKGFTRPVQIYQVVDFRRDLGASSSYVEHELPGFSMYLDTNGIQNFDKERVIQALQQAAEKLRDKIIM; from the coding sequence ATGAATACCACTCTTCCCGCCGTCCCCAATGGCCTGCCCTCGCTGCTCACGCGCGAATACTACTCGCGGGTGCTGGCCTATCTCGCCGTGGCCGCCAGCGTCGCCGCCGGCACCTACGTGCAGGTGTTCAGCCACAGCCTGCTATGGATCGTGCCCTACGCGCTGCTCTACCCGCACCTGGCCCACTGGCTGAGCAAGCGTTTTCGCGACGGCCACCGGCACCGCACCCTGATGACCCTGCTGTTCGTCGATGCCCTGCACTGCGGCGCGTTTGCCGCGCTGCTGGGCTTCTCGGTGGTGCCCAGCCTGATGTTCCTGCTGACCCTGAGCTTCAGCACCCTGATCGTCGGCGGCTTGCGCGACATGGGCCTGGCGCTGCTGGTCGCATTCAGCGGCACCCTGCTCACCGCCTCGCTAACCGACCTGCACGTGGCCCCGGAAACACCGGCGCTGGTGGCCCTGGTGAGCATCGCGTTCACCACCCTGTATATCTGCATATCCGCCTACTTCGTGCATCAACAGGGCATCCGTCTCGCCCAGGTGCGCAACCAGATCAAGGGCGAACAGGAAAAGGCCGCGCGCCTGGCCCGCAATCTGGCCAAGTACCTGTCGCCCCAGGTGTGGGAATCGATCTTCAGCGGCAAGAAACATGTGCGCCTGGAGACCCAGCGCAAGAAACTCACCGTGTTCTTCTCCGATATCCGCGGCTTCACCGAGCTGTCCGAAGAGCTGGAAGCCGAGGCCCTGACCGATCTGCTCAACACCTATCTCAACGAGATGTCGAAGATCTGCATGAAGTTCGGCGGCACCATCGACAAGTTCATCGGCGACAGCGTCATGGTGTTCTTCGGGGACCCGAGCAGCCAGGGCGCCAAGAAGGACGCCATGGCCGCGGTGTCGATGGCCATTGCCATGCGCAAGCACATGAAGGTGCTGCGCCAGCACTGGCGGGCCCAGGGCATCACCAAGCCGCTTGAGATCCGCATGGGCCTCAATACCGGCTACTGCACGGTGGGCAACTTCGGCGCCGACACGCGCATGGACTACACCATCATCGGCCGCGACGTGAACCTCGCCAGCCGCCTGGAAAGCGCCGCCGAAGCCGGGGAGATTCTGATCTCCCACGAGACCTATTCGCTGATCAAGGACGTCATCATGTGTCGCGACAAGGGCCAGATCAACGTCAAGGGCTTTACCCGTCCGGTGCAGATCTACCAGGTGGTGGACTTCCGCCGCGACCTGGGTGCCAGCTCCAGTTACGTCGAGCACGAGCTGCCCGGCTTCTCCATGTACCTGGACACCAACGGTATCCAGAACTTCGACAAGGAGCGGGTCATTCAGGCCCTGCAGCAGGCCGCCGAGAAGCTGCGCGACAAGATCATCATGTGA
- a CDS encoding TrkH family potassium uptake protein has product MAWPTLRLIAFINGIFLITLAIGMIGPMFTLFVFDRAEQVSPFAWSSLITFVAGLSMIARGRPRDVHLRPRDMYLLTVSSWLMVCIFAALPFMFTQHMSYTDAFFESMSGITATGATVLIGLDNMSPGILIWRSMLHWLGGIGFIAMAVAILPMLRIGGMRLFQTESSDRSDKVMPRSHMVAKYMAVAYFGISLLGCLAFWLAGMSFFDAINHSMSAISTGGFSTSDLSLAKWTQPAVHWVAVVLMILGSLPFVLYVSTLRGNYGAVLGDQQVRGFLGILLSVWLSMGTWYYFTTDLHWLDALRHVAVNATSVMTTTGFALGDYSLWGGFAGMLFFYLGFIGGCSGSTAGGLKIFRFQVAYILLKANLMQLVHPRAVIKQQYNRHRLDEDIVRSILTFSFFFTIIIAVLALALTLCGLDWITALSGAASTVAGVGPGMGPIIGPAGNYASLPDMAKWLLTLGMLLGRLEILTVLVLLMPAFWRH; this is encoded by the coding sequence ATGGCCTGGCCGACCCTACGACTCATCGCGTTCATCAATGGCATTTTCCTGATCACCCTGGCCATTGGCATGATCGGCCCGATGTTCACCCTGTTCGTCTTCGACCGTGCCGAGCAGGTGAGCCCCTTCGCCTGGTCCAGCCTGATCACCTTTGTCGCCGGGCTGTCGATGATCGCCCGCGGCAGGCCCAGGGACGTTCACCTGCGCCCCCGCGACATGTACCTGCTGACGGTGTCGAGCTGGCTGATGGTGTGCATCTTCGCCGCCCTGCCGTTCATGTTCACCCAGCACATGAGCTACACCGACGCCTTCTTCGAAAGCATGTCGGGCATCACCGCCACCGGCGCCACGGTGCTGATCGGCCTGGACAACATGTCGCCGGGCATCCTGATCTGGCGCTCGATGCTGCATTGGCTCGGCGGTATCGGCTTTATCGCCATGGCGGTGGCGATTCTGCCCATGCTGCGCATCGGCGGCATGCGCCTGTTCCAGACCGAGTCCTCGGACCGCTCCGACAAGGTCATGCCGCGCTCGCACATGGTCGCCAAGTACATGGCTGTGGCCTATTTCGGCATCAGCCTGCTCGGTTGCCTGGCCTTCTGGCTGGCCGGCATGAGTTTCTTCGATGCGATCAACCACAGCATGTCGGCGATTTCCACGGGCGGCTTCTCCACCTCGGACCTGTCCCTGGCCAAATGGACGCAGCCGGCCGTGCACTGGGTCGCCGTGGTGCTGATGATTCTCGGCAGCCTGCCGTTCGTGCTCTACGTCTCGACCTTGCGTGGCAACTACGGCGCCGTGCTGGGCGATCAGCAGGTGCGCGGCTTTCTCGGCATTCTTCTGAGCGTCTGGCTGAGCATGGGCACCTGGTATTACTTCACCACCGACCTGCACTGGCTCGATGCCCTGCGCCACGTGGCCGTCAACGCCACCTCGGTGATGACAACCACCGGCTTCGCCTTGGGCGACTACTCGCTGTGGGGCGGTTTCGCGGGCATGCTGTTCTTCTACCTGGGCTTTATCGGCGGCTGCTCGGGCTCCACGGCCGGCGGCCTGAAGATCTTTCGTTTCCAGGTCGCCTACATCCTGCTCAAGGCCAACCTGATGCAACTGGTGCACCCCCGTGCGGTGATCAAGCAGCAGTACAACCGCCACCGCCTGGACGAGGATATCGTCCGCTCGATCCTGACCTTCTCGTTCTTCTTCACCATCATCATCGCCGTGCTGGCCCTGGCCCTGACCCTCTGCGGTCTGGACTGGATCACCGCCCTGAGCGGCGCCGCCAGTACCGTCGCCGGCGTCGGCCCGGGCATGGGGCCGATCATCGGCCCGGCCGGCAACTATGCCAGCCTGCCGGACATGGCCAAATGGTTGCTGACCCTGGGCATGTTGCTGGGCCGCCTGGAAATCCTTACCGTGCTGGTGCTGCTGATGCCGGCGTTCTGGCGGCACTGA
- a CDS encoding UDP-2,3-diacylglucosamine diphosphatase, translating to MSIEPLVRPSRKQRVRTLWISDVHLGTRDSQAEHLAAFLKRYQAERIYLVGDIIDGWKLRGGIYWPQAHTNVIRRLLTMSKRGTEVIYVTGNHDEFLRRYSKLLLGNIQLVDEAEHVTADGRRLLVIHGDQFDVITRYHRWLAFLGDSAYTVTLVLNRWLNHWRRRYGYGYWSLSAYLKHKVKTAVNFISDFEEAITHECARRGFNGVVCGHIHHAEIRTLGEVEYLNCGDWVESCTALIEHPDGRIELYRLAEEQQRLARLQADEVAVIEPAA from the coding sequence ATGAGCATCGAACCCCTGGTAAGGCCGAGCCGCAAGCAGCGTGTACGCACACTGTGGATCTCCGACGTGCACCTGGGCACGCGCGACAGTCAGGCCGAACACCTGGCGGCGTTTCTCAAGCGCTATCAGGCCGAGCGGATCTACCTGGTGGGCGACATCATCGATGGCTGGAAGCTGCGCGGCGGCATCTACTGGCCCCAGGCGCACACCAACGTGATCCGCCGTCTACTGACCATGAGCAAGCGCGGTACCGAAGTGATCTATGTCACCGGTAACCATGACGAATTCCTGCGCCGCTATTCGAAACTGCTGCTGGGCAATATCCAATTGGTCGACGAAGCCGAGCACGTGACCGCCGATGGCCGCAGGTTGCTGGTGATCCACGGCGACCAGTTCGACGTGATCACCCGCTACCACCGCTGGCTGGCATTTCTTGGCGACTCGGCCTACACCGTGACCCTGGTGCTCAACCGCTGGCTCAACCACTGGCGGCGCCGTTACGGCTATGGCTACTGGTCGCTGTCGGCCTACCTCAAGCACAAGGTGAAGACGGCGGTGAATTTCATCAGCGACTTCGAGGAGGCCATCACCCACGAATGCGCGCGCCGGGGCTTCAATGGCGTGGTCTGCGGGCACATTCACCATGCCGAGATTCGCACGCTCGGCGAGGTCGAGTACCTCAACTGCGGCGACTGGGTCGAGTCCTGCACGGCACTGATCGAGCACCCGGATGGTCGCATCGAACTGTATCGGTTGGCCGAGGAGCAACAGCGCCTGGCACGTCTGCAGGCCGACGAGGTGGCGGTTATCGAGCCGGCGGCATGA
- a CDS encoding YkgJ family cysteine cluster protein has translation MSESNPCLTCGACCAYFRVSFFWGECQSAGGSVPDEQVIQITPHRVAMRGTDIKPARCNALLGDVGQGTRCTLYEQRSSTCREFEASWVNGVHNPRCDDARKAYGLPPLTPPLQPELSPDRVA, from the coding sequence ATGTCCGAAAGCAATCCTTGTCTCACGTGCGGCGCCTGCTGCGCGTATTTTCGTGTGTCCTTCTTCTGGGGCGAGTGCCAATCCGCCGGCGGCAGCGTGCCGGACGAGCAGGTCATCCAGATCACCCCCCATCGCGTCGCCATGCGCGGCACCGACATCAAGCCGGCACGCTGCAACGCGCTGCTCGGCGATGTCGGCCAGGGCACGCGCTGCACGCTCTACGAGCAGCGCTCCAGCACCTGCCGCGAATTCGAGGCGTCCTGGGTCAATGGCGTGCACAATCCGCGCTGCGACGATGCCCGCAAGGCCTACGGCCTGCCGCCGCTGACGCCGCCCCTGCAGCCGGAGCTGTCGCCGGATCGGGTGGCGTAG
- a CDS encoding helix-turn-helix transcriptional regulator, protein MSALLSVRHYHQDVVCHEHDHAQLVFGLSGHLHFEVAGLGSHVSRQTLAVVPAGARHACESRNGSECLVLDVPAGDWLERNLCDHADASRRLLEAPLKVELSANQSGLVNWLAASAVNDPLIARQGSILLLASLNAQAAPLPTLGLPLSALNAYIERHAAHPIQVADLARLAGLSAARFHHRFLDETGLTPMAYVRDKRLRLGRQLLHNSRLSVGEIAARVGYTSQSAFTAALSRQFGETPRVLRERQPGDK, encoded by the coding sequence ATGTCAGCGCTCTTGTCTGTACGCCACTACCACCAGGACGTCGTCTGCCACGAGCATGACCACGCCCAGCTGGTGTTCGGCCTGAGCGGCCACCTGCACTTCGAAGTGGCGGGCCTGGGCAGCCACGTCAGCCGGCAAACCTTGGCAGTGGTACCGGCTGGCGCACGCCATGCCTGCGAAAGCCGAAACGGCAGCGAATGCCTGGTGCTCGACGTGCCGGCCGGCGACTGGCTGGAGCGGAACCTGTGTGATCATGCCGATGCTAGCCGCCGGCTGCTGGAGGCACCGCTCAAGGTCGAGCTGTCGGCCAACCAGAGCGGACTGGTCAACTGGCTGGCCGCCAGCGCGGTCAACGACCCGCTGATCGCCCGCCAGGGCTCTATCCTGCTGCTGGCCAGCCTCAACGCACAAGCGGCGCCCCTTCCCACTCTGGGCCTGCCGCTCAGTGCACTGAACGCCTATATCGAGCGGCACGCGGCCCACCCCATCCAGGTGGCGGACCTGGCCCGCCTCGCCGGGCTTTCCGCTGCACGCTTCCACCACCGTTTTCTCGACGAGACCGGGCTCACGCCCATGGCCTACGTGCGCGACAAACGCCTGCGCCTGGGCCGCCAGCTGTTGCACAACAGTCGCCTGAGCGTCGGCGAAATCGCCGCCCGGGTCGGCTACACCTCGCAGAGCGCCTTCACCGCCGCCCTCTCCCGGCAATTCGGCGAAACGCCCCGGGTGCTGCGCGAGCGCCAGCCTGGCGACAAATAA